A window of the Henckelia pumila isolate YLH828 chromosome 3, ASM3356847v2, whole genome shotgun sequence genome harbors these coding sequences:
- the LOC140889005 gene encoding uncharacterized protein, with protein MGQLATAINKLEAQHSNALPSQTVPNPRENAVAITLRNGKELNVKKKEVDASSKKVQNEELKVDDEEAVQVEVQKSKFPPLSEYKPVAPFSLALKESRKDEGIKELYETFHRCEVNIPLLDAIKQSSRYANFLKELCTAKRKQTLKGCQKVDLGENESSVIQRKLPAKFKDPDMFSIIGNVRLEKAMLDLGASINVMPYSIYESLKLGPLNKTGIVIQLADRSNE; from the coding sequence atgggacagctcgccactGCAATCAACAAGTTGGAAGCGCAACATTCCAATGCTCTACCATCTCAAACAGTTCCAAACCCAAGGGAGAATGCAGTTGCGAttactctaaggaatgggaaggaattgaatgtcaagaagaaggaagtTGATGCTTCGTCCAAGAAGGTGCAAAATGAAGAGCTTAAAGTAGATGATGAAGAAGCAGTTCAGGTAGAAGTGCAAAAAAGTAAGTTCCCTCCTCTCTCTGAATATAAACCTGTAGCTCCTTTttccttagcacttaaggaatcCAGGAAAGATGAAGGGATTAAGGAACTTTATGAAACTTTTCATAGATGTGAGGTAAACATTCCgttgctagatgctattaagcagtcATCTCGCTATGCAAATtttttgaaggaattgtgcACTGCAAAGAGAAAACAAACATTAAAGGGATGTCAGAAAGTGGATTTGGGTGAAAATGAATCTTCTGTGATCCAAAGGAAATTGCCTGCAAAATTTAAGGATCCAGATATGTTTTCTATAATAGGTAATGTTAGACTAGAAAAGGCCAtgctagatctaggagcatcaatcaatgttatgccGTATTCTATTTATGAATCCTTGAAGCTTGGTCCTttgaacaaaactggaattgtcATACAATTAGCGGATAGGTCTAATGAATAG